One part of the Arabidopsis thaliana chromosome 1 sequence genome encodes these proteins:
- a CDS encoding YbaK/aminoacyl-tRNA synthetase-associated domain-containing protein (YbaK/aminoacyl-tRNA synthetase-associated domain; CONTAINS InterPro DOMAIN/s: YbaK/aminoacyl-tRNA synthetase-associated domain (InterPro:IPR007214); Has 1390 Blast hits to 1389 proteins in 506 species: Archae - 0; Bacteria - 937; Metazoa - 52; Fungi - 8; Plants - 40; Viruses - 0; Other Eukaryotes - 353 (source: NCBI BLink).): protein MGFTKDQLLDRLQELEIDYSKYEHPPVLTVEEQAKYVSSSKGALSKNLFLKDKKHRYYIVSAMVDTKVDMKVLSQRLGLGKGGIRMAPEEALGELLQVSLGCVTPFAVVNESARDVSLLLDQKFKNQTRCIFHPLSNDVSVSLNTLGLDKFLKSIGRDPVYVDLEANPVVGKDQAPDLAVCVPSNSVIVPEIPNQTSSTQIPLPKSVSAEVKPVASAKTSKPACKVKSVAENSAPSAYKNPEKFVQEILDKTSALLLSEAKGECVEALAETLRKRLTSELTHLSIMYKNSAYAEGFYAGTRHQPKRL from the exons ATGGGTTTCACCAAAGATCAGTTGCTTGATCGACTTCAG GAACTTGAGATTGATTATTCCAAGTATGAACATCCGCCTGTACTAACCGTCGAAGAACAG GCCAAGTATGTTAGCAGTAGTAAGGGTGCACTGAGTAAGAATCTCTTCTTGAAG gaCAAGAAACATCGGTATTATATTGTTTCAGCGATGGTGGATACGAAAGTTGACATGAAAG TTTTATCTCAGAGACTTGGTCTTGGAAAAGGAGGGATTAGAATGGCTCCAGAAGAAGCACTTGGTGAGCTTTTGCAG GTATCCCTCGGATGTGTTACCCCGTTTGCAGTTGTAAATGAATCAGCAAG AGACGTGTCTCTCTTGTTAGACCAAAAATTCAAGAACCAAACGCGTTGCATCTTCCACCCATTGTCTAACGATGTCTCAGTCT CTCTGAACACATTGGGTCTGGACAAGTTTCTGAAGTCGATTGGGAGAGATCCCGTATACGTTGACCTTGAG GCTAACCCGGTAGTTGGTAAAGACCAGGCTCCAGATCTAGCTGTTTGTGTTCCGTCTAATTCAGTTATTGTTCCCGAGATTCCTAATCAAACATCTTCTACACAAATTCCTCTTCCAAAAAGTGTGTCAGCAGAGGTCAAGCCTGTGGCTTCAG CCAAAACGAGCAAGCCAGCTTGTAAGGTGAAGAGCGTCGCTGAAAATTCAGCTCCATCAGCTTACAAGAACCCGGAGAAATTTGTGCAGGAGATTTTGGACAAAACTTCGGCTCTATTATTGTCCGAG GCTAAGGGAGAGTGCGTGGAGGCTTTGGCAGAAACACTAAGAAAACGACTTACCTCAGAGTTGACCCACCTCTCT ATTATGTACAAGAACTCAGCGTACGCAGAAGGTTTTTATGCTGGTACACGCCACCAGCCGAAGCGATTGTAA
- a CDS encoding Integrase-type DNA-binding superfamily protein (Integrase-type DNA-binding superfamily protein; FUNCTIONS IN: DNA binding, sequence-specific DNA binding transcription factor activity; INVOLVED IN: regulation of transcription, DNA-dependent; LOCATED IN: nucleus, chloroplast; EXPRESSED IN: 21 plant structures; EXPRESSED DURING: 10 growth stages; CONTAINS InterPro DOMAIN/s: DNA-binding, integrase-type (InterPro:IPR016177), Pathogenesis-related transcriptional factor/ERF, DNA-binding (InterPro:IPR001471); BEST Arabidopsis thaliana protein match is: Integrase-type DNA-binding superfamily protein (TAIR:AT1G21910.1); Has 5711 Blast hits to 5172 proteins in 243 species: Archae - 0; Bacteria - 8; Metazoa - 212; Fungi - 26; Plants - 5113; Viruses - 0; Other Eukaryotes - 352 (source: NCBI BLink).), protein MVKTLQKTPKRMSSPSSSSSSSSSTSSSSIRMKKYKGVRMRSWGSWVSEIRAPNQKTRIWLGSYSTAEAAARAYDAALLCLKGSSANNLNFPEISTSLYHIINNGDNNNDMSPKSIQRVAAAAAAANTDPSSSSVSTSSPLLSSPSEDLYDVVSMSQYDQQVSLSESSSWYNCFDGDDQFMFINGVSAPYLTTSLSDDFFEEGDIRLWNFC, encoded by the coding sequence atggtgaaaacaCTTCAAAAGACACCAAAGAGAATgtcatctccatcatcatcatcttcatcatcctcatcaacatcatcatcatccataaGGATGAAGAAGTACAAGGGAGTGAGAATGAGAAGTTGGGGTTCATGGGTTTCAGAGATCAGAGCTCCTAATCAAAAGACAAGGATCTGGCTTGGTTCTTACTCAACTGCTGAAGCCGCGGCTAGAGCCTACGACGCAGCACTCCTATGTCTTAAAGGATCCTCAGCTAATAATCTCAACTTCCCAGAGATCTCAACTTCTCTCTACCATATTATCAACAATGGTGATAACAACAATGACATGTCCCCTAAGTCTATACAAAGAGTAGCAGCTGCAGCTGCTGCTGCCAACACAGATCCTTCCTCATCATCAGTCTCTACTTCATCTCCATTGCTTTCCTCTCCATCTGAAGATCTCTATGATGTTGTCTCCATGTCACAGTATGACCAACAAGTCTCCTTGtctgaatcatcatcatggtACAACTgctttgatggtgatgatCAGTTCATGTTCATTAATGGAGTCTCCGCGCCGTATTTGACAACATCACTTTCTGATGATTTCTTTGAGGAAGGAGATATCAGATTATGGAACTTCTGCTGA
- a CDS encoding YbaK/aminoacyl-tRNA synthetase-associated domain-containing protein (YbaK/aminoacyl-tRNA synthetase-associated domain; CONTAINS InterPro DOMAIN/s: YbaK/aminoacyl-tRNA synthetase-associated domain (InterPro:IPR007214); Has 35333 Blast hits to 34131 proteins in 2444 species: Archae - 798; Bacteria - 22429; Metazoa - 974; Fungi - 991; Plants - 531; Viruses - 0; Other Eukaryotes - 9610 (source: NCBI BLink).), which translates to MGFTKDQLLDRLQELEIDYSKYEHPPVLTVEEQAKYVSSSKGALSKNLFLKDKKHRYYIVSAMVDTKVDMKVLSQRLGLGKGGIRMAPEEALGELLQVSLGCVTPFAVVNESARDVSLLLDQKFKNQTRCIFHPLSNDVSVSLNTLGLDKFLKSIGRDPVYVDLEANPVVGKDQAPDLAVCVPSNSVIVPEIPNQTSSTQIPLPKSVSAEVKPVASAKTSKPACKVKSVAENSAPSAYKNPEKFVQEILDKTSALLLSEVAKGECVEALAETLRKRLTSELTHLSIMYKNSAYAEGFYAGTRHQPKRL; encoded by the exons ATGGGTTTCACCAAAGATCAGTTGCTTGATCGACTTCAG GAACTTGAGATTGATTATTCCAAGTATGAACATCCGCCTGTACTAACCGTCGAAGAACAG GCCAAGTATGTTAGCAGTAGTAAGGGTGCACTGAGTAAGAATCTCTTCTTGAAG gaCAAGAAACATCGGTATTATATTGTTTCAGCGATGGTGGATACGAAAGTTGACATGAAAG TTTTATCTCAGAGACTTGGTCTTGGAAAAGGAGGGATTAGAATGGCTCCAGAAGAAGCACTTGGTGAGCTTTTGCAG GTATCCCTCGGATGTGTTACCCCGTTTGCAGTTGTAAATGAATCAGCAAG AGACGTGTCTCTCTTGTTAGACCAAAAATTCAAGAACCAAACGCGTTGCATCTTCCACCCATTGTCTAACGATGTCTCAGTCT CTCTGAACACATTGGGTCTGGACAAGTTTCTGAAGTCGATTGGGAGAGATCCCGTATACGTTGACCTTGAG GCTAACCCGGTAGTTGGTAAAGACCAGGCTCCAGATCTAGCTGTTTGTGTTCCGTCTAATTCAGTTATTGTTCCCGAGATTCCTAATCAAACATCTTCTACACAAATTCCTCTTCCAAAAAGTGTGTCAGCAGAGGTCAAGCCTGTGGCTTCAG CCAAAACGAGCAAGCCAGCTTGTAAGGTGAAGAGCGTCGCTGAAAATTCAGCTCCATCAGCTTACAAGAACCCGGAGAAATTTGTGCAGGAGATTTTGGACAAAACTTCGGCTCTATTATTGTCCGAGGTA GCTAAGGGAGAGTGCGTGGAGGCTTTGGCAGAAACACTAAGAAAACGACTTACCTCAGAGTTGACCCACCTCTCT ATTATGTACAAGAACTCAGCGTACGCAGAAGGTTTTTATGCTGGTACACGCCACCAGCCGAAGCGATTGTAA